A genomic window from Diospyros lotus cultivar Yz01 chromosome 2, ASM1463336v1, whole genome shotgun sequence includes:
- the LOC127794894 gene encoding universal stress protein PHOS34 isoform X1 — MASPKRPPEVERRPAAIMVQPSSPRYPLSQSGTPTTGAQRRIAIAVDLSDESAYAVKWAVQNYLRRGDAVILLHVRPTSVLYGADWGPTHPPSDNSTDEESQRKLEDDFDAFTVSKANDLAQPLVDAQIPFKIHIVKDHDMKERLCLEVERLGLSAVIMGSRGFGASRRNTKGRLGSVSDYCVQHCVCPVVVVRFPDDKDGGGGDGDAGAVDDGKGLHPLPEEEPEFHDASDKQTGTAKAMGKC, encoded by the coding sequence ATGGCGTCACCGAAGAGGCCGCCGGAAGTCGAGCGACGGCCGGCTGCCATCATGGTGCAGCCGTCATCGCCTCGTTATCCACTGAGCCAATCGGGGACGCCGACGACTGGAGCCCAGCGGAGGATCGCGATTGCGGTGGATCTGAGCGACGAGAGCGCATACGCCGTGAAATGGGCGGTGCAGAACTACCTCCGCCGCGGCGATGCCGTGATCCTCCTGCACGTCCGCCCCACCTCCGTCCTCTACGGCGCCGATTGGGGCCCCACCCACCCCCCGTCCGACAACTCGACCGACGAAGAGTCGCAGCGCAAGCTCGAGGACGATTTCGACGCATTCACGGTCTCGAAGGCGAACGACTTGGCCCAGCCTCTGGTGGACGCTCAGATCCCTTTCAAGATTCACATAGTGAAAGATCACGACATGAAGGAGAGGCTGTGCTTGGAGGTGGAGAGGTTAGGGTTGAGCGCTGTGATTATGGGCAGCCGAGGGTTTGGGGCTTCCAGACGCAACACCAAGGGCCGCTTGGGAAGTGTCAGTGATTACTGCGTGCAACACTGCGTTTGTCCCGTTGTTGTCGTCAGGTTTCCTGATGATAAagatggcggcggcggcgatggCGACGCCGGGGCGGTGGACGACGGCAAGGGGCTGCACCCGTTGCCGGAGGAGGAGCCGGAGTTCCATGATGCCTCTGATAAGCAAACAG
- the LOC127794894 gene encoding universal stress protein PHOS34 isoform X2, translating to MASPKRPPEVERRPAAIMVQPSSPRYPLSQSGTPTTGAQRRIAIAVDLSDESAYAVKWAVQNYLRRGDAVILLHVRPTSVLYGADWGPTHPPSDNSTDEESQRKLEDDFDAFTVSKANDLAQPLVDAQIPFKIHIVKDHDMKERLCLEVERLGLSAVIMGSRGFGASRRNTKGRLGSVSDYCVQHCVCPVVVVRFPDDKDGGGGDGDAGAVDDGKGLHPLPEEEPEFHDASDKQTELGKAS from the coding sequence ATGGCGTCACCGAAGAGGCCGCCGGAAGTCGAGCGACGGCCGGCTGCCATCATGGTGCAGCCGTCATCGCCTCGTTATCCACTGAGCCAATCGGGGACGCCGACGACTGGAGCCCAGCGGAGGATCGCGATTGCGGTGGATCTGAGCGACGAGAGCGCATACGCCGTGAAATGGGCGGTGCAGAACTACCTCCGCCGCGGCGATGCCGTGATCCTCCTGCACGTCCGCCCCACCTCCGTCCTCTACGGCGCCGATTGGGGCCCCACCCACCCCCCGTCCGACAACTCGACCGACGAAGAGTCGCAGCGCAAGCTCGAGGACGATTTCGACGCATTCACGGTCTCGAAGGCGAACGACTTGGCCCAGCCTCTGGTGGACGCTCAGATCCCTTTCAAGATTCACATAGTGAAAGATCACGACATGAAGGAGAGGCTGTGCTTGGAGGTGGAGAGGTTAGGGTTGAGCGCTGTGATTATGGGCAGCCGAGGGTTTGGGGCTTCCAGACGCAACACCAAGGGCCGCTTGGGAAGTGTCAGTGATTACTGCGTGCAACACTGCGTTTGTCCCGTTGTTGTCGTCAGGTTTCCTGATGATAAagatggcggcggcggcgatggCGACGCCGGGGCGGTGGACGACGGCAAGGGGCTGCACCCGTTGCCGGAGGAGGAGCCGGAGTTCCATGATGCCTCTGATAAGCAAACAG